A section of the Terriglobales bacterium genome encodes:
- a CDS encoding HEAT repeat domain-containing protein — MSADPSSVSQANSAQPEPSTAQSSETPVPRRRHRMSLRSRILFFLTAWLIVLMPFLFWWNTWFGRQLSDAQMDRYLHDVQKPRHIQHAVLQIGDRMARHEPSVSKWYPALVSLAANPSEEIRSADAWTMGQDSSVPEFHAALLKLLADPSPTVRGNAALALVRFGDASGRQQIVFLLQPAHITAPQSGRVLDLAKPGAMIHQNGLVAKLQARDRTIEARAPFTGRLRSISVAQGDDIYAGAELGILDPGADQVWEALRALYVIGTPEDIPAIVPYQHQIEGMPERVRQQAVLTEEAIRGRARSER, encoded by the coding sequence ATGTCAGCTGATCCCTCCAGCGTCTCGCAGGCAAACAGCGCGCAGCCGGAACCTTCCACAGCCCAATCGTCCGAAACACCCGTGCCGCGCCGGCGGCATCGCATGTCGCTGCGCAGCCGCATTCTTTTCTTCCTGACCGCCTGGCTGATCGTGCTCATGCCGTTCCTCTTCTGGTGGAACACCTGGTTTGGGCGCCAGCTCTCGGACGCACAGATGGACCGCTATCTGCATGACGTGCAGAAGCCGCGCCACATTCAGCACGCGGTGCTGCAAATTGGCGATCGCATGGCACGCCACGAGCCGTCTGTGAGCAAATGGTATCCCGCGCTGGTGAGCCTGGCCGCCAATCCTTCAGAAGAAATCCGCAGCGCTGACGCCTGGACCATGGGTCAGGACAGTTCCGTCCCTGAATTCCATGCGGCACTGCTCAAGCTGTTGGCTGATCCTTCGCCCACCGTCCGCGGCAACGCCGCGCTGGCCCTGGTGCGTTTTGGCGATGCCAGTGGTCGGCAGCAAATCGTTTTTCTGTTGCAGCCTGCCCACATAACTGCCCCGCAAAGCGGCCGGGTGCTCGATTTGGCCAAGCCCGGAGCGATGATTCATCAAAATGGGTTAGTGGCGAAACTTCAGGCTCGCGATCGGACTATCGAAGCTCGCGCGCCCTTTACTGGACGCTTGCGGTCGATCTCGGTGGCACAGGGAGATGACATTTATGCGGGAGCCGAGTTGGGCATCCTCGATCCCGGCGCCGATCAGGTCTGGGAAGCATTGCGCGCGCTGTACGTGATAGGAACTCCCGAAGACATACCTGCGATTGTTCCCTATCAGCACCAGATCGAGGGCATGCCCGAACGCGTCCGCCAGCAGGCGGTGCTGACGGAGGAAGCCATCCGTGGAAGAGCAAGGTCTGAGCGTTGA